The proteins below come from a single Chloroflexota bacterium genomic window:
- a CDS encoding GGDEF domain-containing protein: MADVVEDYVSLRKVILGLLTEEVGIKDIEARELEWLGLALDAALKATVQAFHEVDRDELLELANLDSLTGLPNNSHFWLRLGQEVARARRYRHALAVLMIDIDDFKQFNDAHGHLCGDLVLKNLATVVASALRTADVVARYGGEEFAVILPETDAPGARMAAERVRQAVAAHSVVGSDGRQYSLTVSIGCAAYQGNTMTAKDLVEAADWAMYTAKKMGKNCCFVWLPKSGEAHG; the protein is encoded by the coding sequence TTGGCCGATGTGGTTGAGGACTACGTTTCGTTACGCAAAGTGATACTAGGACTTCTCACTGAGGAGGTGGGGATCAAAGATATTGAGGCCCGCGAGCTAGAATGGCTTGGGCTTGCGCTAGATGCCGCCTTGAAGGCCACTGTTCAAGCCTTTCATGAGGTTGACAGGGATGAGTTGCTGGAGCTCGCAAATCTGGACAGCCTCACTGGCCTGCCGAATAATAGCCATTTTTGGCTCAGGCTGGGGCAGGAAGTAGCAAGAGCCAGGCGTTACCGGCATGCCCTAGCCGTGCTTATGATTGATATTGATGACTTCAAGCAGTTCAATGACGCACATGGTCACCTGTGTGGAGACCTGGTGTTGAAAAACCTTGCTACAGTTGTGGCCAGCGCTCTGAGAACAGCTGATGTGGTGGCTCGCTATGGTGGCGAGGAATTTGCTGTGATCCTACCAGAGACCGATGCCCCTGGAGCCAGGATGGCTGCCGAGAGGGTCCGGCAGGCGGTGGCTGCTCATTCGGTTGTTGGCAGCGATGGACGCCAATACTCGCTGACTGTGAGTATCGGCTGTGCCGCCTATCAGGGCAATACCATGACAGCCAAAGACCTGGTTGAGGCAGCCGATTGGGCCATGTACACAGCAAAGAAGATGGGTAAGAATTGTTGCTTTGTTTGGTTGCCCAAGTCGGGTGAAGCTCATGGCTAG
- a CDS encoding HD domain-containing protein: protein MSRIDSAGLAKNAGIELGDIAVPIKYSLMEEPVSKGSIIRSRMIQQLQWVDAEGRLKSISVYGVQPPLRTQLELVSLFLLCLSFLASGITAVWKKPGRAATMLFGLFCAMAAVLVSSYFGTERSVQGAWEAQTVVFISTPWVLLHFSLVFPEKKMLLERHPRLLFLIYAPSALLLAAFFLGGREEAVFYPSFRSAILAATVLALLLAIVNVIHSYATSPLVRARQQMKIALLGATAGLLPFVLLTAIPEIALDRELVPASLALLATSIMLVSFAYALLQKQLLDVDAVIQRGTVYAGAAVLVLAGYLSLTFLVFWLFPELTERGRLAAVVAISVAAVLFFNPAKERIRKFVDQAFYRDRYDYAAAMGEITGGISLIPDFRSLGHFLVERVSRTLGLEGALLFVLDRNGRIGATFASGSYAAQQTQALGLLSESSLREDNLFPNPAPADSGAAFIVPLRSRAKLLGMLFLGRKISRADYTAQDVSLLFTFSRHASAGLENIELKEEAIARGQELERLNTRLQDYASSLERTTATLREAYLQIGRALTKALETRDAYTQGHSARVANFARLVGSELRLAKDELDSLELAAELHDLGKIGTPDGVLLKSGILDPQEMAEIRLHPVRSVQILSSLEFLQDILPIIEAHHEWYDGAGYPKGLRGEEIPLGARILAVADAYEAMVSPRPYRPAYSAAEALERLKRGAGTQWDSRIVEAFIKVLAAQENGQAPAS from the coding sequence ATCTCTGTCTACGGAGTTCAGCCGCCTCTCCGCACGCAGCTAGAGTTGGTGAGCCTTTTCCTGTTGTGCCTGTCCTTTCTTGCATCAGGAATAACCGCTGTCTGGAAGAAGCCCGGTAGGGCGGCGACCATGCTATTTGGGCTGTTCTGTGCGATGGCAGCCGTGCTGGTGTCCTCCTACTTTGGCACAGAAAGAAGTGTACAGGGTGCATGGGAGGCACAGACCGTGGTCTTTATCAGCACCCCCTGGGTTCTCCTGCACTTCAGTCTTGTCTTTCCTGAGAAGAAGATGTTGTTGGAGAGGCACCCCCGGCTATTGTTCCTGATATACGCCCCGTCGGCACTTCTTCTTGCCGCCTTCTTCCTTGGAGGTAGAGAAGAAGCCGTATTCTACCCCTCCTTCAGGTCCGCAATCCTGGCCGCTACCGTCCTCGCTTTGCTGCTTGCTATTGTTAATGTCATACACAGCTATGCAACCTCACCATTGGTGAGGGCCAGGCAACAGATGAAGATCGCCCTTCTGGGCGCCACAGCTGGACTGTTGCCGTTCGTTCTATTGACTGCTATCCCGGAAATCGCCCTTGATCGCGAGTTGGTGCCGGCCTCCCTGGCCCTCCTGGCCACGAGCATCATGCTAGTTTCCTTCGCATATGCTCTGCTGCAAAAGCAGCTATTAGACGTTGATGCTGTTATCCAGCGCGGAACGGTCTATGCAGGCGCAGCCGTCCTGGTGCTCGCTGGGTACCTCTCTCTGACCTTTCTGGTCTTCTGGCTCTTTCCAGAACTTACCGAAAGGGGGCGACTTGCGGCCGTCGTGGCCATCAGTGTAGCAGCAGTCCTCTTCTTCAACCCGGCCAAGGAAAGAATTCGCAAGTTTGTTGACCAAGCATTCTACAGGGATAGATACGACTATGCAGCTGCCATGGGAGAGATAACTGGGGGCATCTCCCTTATTCCGGATTTCCGCAGTCTTGGCCACTTCTTGGTGGAAAGGGTGTCTAGGACCCTGGGGCTAGAAGGCGCACTCCTGTTTGTTCTCGACCGGAACGGGCGGATCGGGGCCACATTTGCCTCCGGTAGCTACGCGGCTCAGCAGACCCAGGCTCTCGGCCTCCTGTCTGAGTCTAGCCTCCGGGAGGACAATCTTTTCCCCAATCCAGCCCCAGCTGACTCCGGGGCCGCCTTCATCGTACCACTGAGGAGCAGGGCCAAGCTACTAGGAATGCTATTTCTTGGTCGCAAGATATCTCGAGCTGACTACACGGCCCAGGATGTTTCGCTCCTGTTCACCTTCTCACGTCATGCTTCCGCTGGTCTGGAAAATATCGAGCTCAAGGAGGAGGCCATAGCAAGAGGCCAGGAGCTCGAGAGGTTGAATACTCGTCTCCAAGATTATGCCTCCTCCCTGGAGAGAACGACTGCCACATTGCGCGAGGCCTACCTCCAGATAGGCAGAGCCCTGACCAAGGCACTAGAGACCCGGGACGCTTACACCCAGGGCCACTCGGCACGTGTCGCCAATTTTGCTCGCCTGGTGGGTTCTGAGCTAAGGCTGGCCAAAGATGAGCTGGACTCCCTGGAGCTGGCCGCAGAACTCCACGACCTCGGAAAGATAGGGACCCCCGACGGCGTGCTATTGAAGTCAGGCATCCTTGACCCTCAGGAAATGGCGGAGATCCGGCTTCATCCCGTGCGGTCGGTGCAAATCCTGAGTTCTTTGGAGTTCTTGCAGGACATCTTGCCCATTATTGAGGCTCATCACGAGTGGTATGATGGCGCCGGCTATCCCAAGGGTCTCCGGGGAGAGGAGATTCCTCTCGGAGCACGAATACTTGCCGTTGCTGATGCTTATGAGGCAATGGTGAGCCCGCGCCCTTACAGGCCAGCCTATTCAGCGGCAGAAGCCCTGGAGAGGCTGAAACGGGGTGCAGGGACACAATGGGACTCGCGAATAGTAGAAGCTTTCATAAAGGTGTTAGCTGCCCAGGAAAACGGCCAGGCTCCTGCGAGTTGA